A single genomic interval of Bradyrhizobium sp. AZCC 1693 harbors:
- the rfaD gene encoding ADP-glyceromanno-heptose 6-epimerase, with product MLLVTGGAGFIGSNVVAALNDAGRSDVVVCDILGQGGKWRNLAKRQLADFVPPSQLLDWLQGRRLEAMIHLGAISETTAIDGDLVMEANFRMPLKLLDWCTATGTPFIYASSAATYGNGEQGFDDDGSVEALKRLRPMNLYGWSKNLFDMALAERAARGEKLPPQWVGLKFFNVFGPNEYHKGTMMSVLARRFDDIKAGRPVQLFKSHREGIADGDQRRDFIYVDDVVRVTMWLLATPHVSGLFNVGTGTARSFRDLMLAAYAALGTKPNIQYIDMPETIRDSYQYFTRSEVDRLLRAGYNGGFTALEDAVERYVKGFLDRTDRFR from the coding sequence ATGTTGCTGGTGACCGGGGGTGCCGGTTTTATCGGATCGAACGTCGTGGCCGCGTTGAATGACGCCGGCCGGAGCGATGTCGTGGTCTGCGACATACTCGGGCAGGGCGGCAAATGGCGCAATCTCGCCAAGCGCCAGCTCGCGGACTTCGTGCCGCCGTCGCAACTCCTCGACTGGCTGCAGGGCCGGCGGCTTGAAGCAATGATCCATCTCGGCGCGATTTCCGAAACCACGGCGATCGACGGCGATCTCGTCATGGAAGCCAATTTCCGGATGCCGCTCAAGCTGCTCGATTGGTGCACCGCGACCGGAACCCCGTTTATCTATGCGTCCTCAGCGGCGACCTACGGCAATGGCGAGCAGGGTTTTGACGATGATGGATCGGTCGAGGCGCTGAAGCGGCTGCGGCCGATGAACCTGTACGGCTGGAGCAAGAACCTGTTCGATATGGCACTGGCCGAGCGCGCCGCACGCGGCGAGAAACTGCCGCCGCAATGGGTCGGATTGAAGTTCTTCAACGTATTCGGCCCCAACGAATATCACAAGGGCACGATGATGAGCGTGCTGGCACGGCGCTTCGACGACATCAAGGCCGGACGCCCGGTGCAACTGTTCAAGTCCCATCGGGAAGGCATTGCCGACGGCGACCAGCGGCGCGATTTCATCTATGTCGACGACGTCGTGCGCGTGACGATGTGGCTGTTGGCGACGCCTCATGTTAGCGGGCTCTTCAACGTCGGCACCGGCACCGCGCGCAGCTTTCGCGACCTGATGCTGGCGGCCTATGCCGCGCTCGGCACAAAACCGAACATCCAGTATATCGACATGCCCGAAACGATTCGCGACAGCTATCAATACTTCACCCGGAGCGAAGTCGATCGGCTGCTGCGCGCCGGATATAATGGCGGCTTCACCGCGCTGGAAGACGCGGTCGAGCGTTACGTGAAGGGCTTTCTCGATCGCACCGATCGCTTTCGCTGA
- the rfaE1 gene encoding D-glycero-beta-D-manno-heptose-7-phosphate kinase: MFDFEALSQAIPRQTVLCVGDLMLDEFVYGEVSRVSPEAPAPVIAVQRSETNIGGAGNVARNIAALGARCIFAGLVGEDEAGAKLKADLARERLIEAVLVSDSSRPTTRKVRFVSEHFSTHMLRADWEQVVPASAAVEQKLIDAILPQLARADIVLLSDYAKGVLTARVIRNIIDAARNLGKRVIVDPKSANFAIYRGATLLTPNRKEFAEATRSRADSDQNIAGAAQDAMVLADCEAMLVTQSEHGMTLVARGGEAIHVPALPVKVRDVSGAGDTVAAVLALSLAAGADWEAALRMANAAAAVAVGKKGTATVTPAELRRKILPHASLAAEEKIVAAGGDLDAHLSDWRRQGLRIGFTNGCFDILHPGHVKVLTAARRACDRLIVGLNSDASVRRLKGEGRPVQDESARAEVLAALEAVDLVAIFEEDTPIDLIAKVRPSVLVKGGDYTREQVVGYEIVEATGGEVVLVDILPGHSTTSLVDRARGGKA, translated from the coding sequence ATGTTCGATTTTGAAGCCCTGAGCCAGGCGATCCCGCGTCAGACCGTGCTCTGCGTCGGCGACCTCATGCTCGACGAATTCGTCTATGGCGAGGTGTCGCGCGTTTCGCCGGAAGCGCCGGCGCCCGTCATCGCGGTCCAGCGCAGCGAGACCAATATCGGCGGCGCCGGCAATGTCGCCCGCAACATCGCCGCTCTCGGCGCGCGCTGCATCTTTGCAGGCCTGGTCGGCGAGGACGAGGCGGGCGCGAAACTGAAGGCCGATCTGGCGCGGGAGAGGCTGATCGAGGCCGTGCTGGTCTCCGATTCCTCCCGCCCGACGACGCGCAAGGTGCGCTTCGTCTCCGAGCATTTTTCCACCCACATGCTGCGCGCCGATTGGGAGCAGGTCGTTCCGGCCTCGGCGGCTGTCGAGCAAAAGCTGATCGACGCGATCCTGCCGCAACTCGCCCGCGCCGATATCGTGCTGCTGTCCGACTACGCCAAGGGCGTGCTGACGGCGCGCGTCATCCGCAACATCATCGACGCCGCCAGGAATCTCGGCAAGCGCGTGATCGTCGATCCCAAGAGCGCCAATTTCGCGATCTATCGCGGCGCCACGCTGTTGACGCCCAACCGCAAGGAATTTGCGGAAGCCACCCGCAGCCGCGCCGATTCCGACCAGAACATTGCCGGGGCGGCGCAGGACGCGATGGTTCTCGCCGATTGCGAGGCGATGCTGGTGACGCAGAGCGAACACGGCATGACGCTGGTGGCGCGCGGCGGCGAGGCGATCCACGTGCCGGCGCTGCCGGTCAAGGTGCGCGACGTTTCAGGCGCGGGCGACACGGTCGCCGCCGTGCTGGCGCTTTCGCTTGCGGCCGGGGCCGACTGGGAGGCGGCGCTGCGGATGGCGAATGCGGCAGCCGCCGTTGCGGTCGGCAAGAAGGGCACCGCGACCGTGACGCCGGCGGAGCTGCGGCGAAAGATCCTGCCGCATGCGTCGCTGGCGGCCGAGGAAAAGATCGTGGCGGCAGGCGGCGATCTCGATGCGCATCTCTCGGACTGGCGCCGGCAGGGACTGCGCATCGGCTTTACCAATGGCTGCTTCGACATCCTGCATCCCGGCCACGTCAAGGTGCTGACGGCCGCGCGCCGCGCCTGCGACCGGCTGATCGTCGGTCTCAACAGCGACGCCTCGGTGAGGCGGTTGAAGGGCGAGGGACGCCCGGTCCAGGACGAAAGCGCGCGCGCCGAAGTGCTGGCGGCGCTGGAGGCGGTCGATCTCGTCGCGATCTTCGAGGAGGACACGCCGATCGACCTGATCGCGAAAGTGAGGCCGAGCGTGCTGGTCAAGGGCGGCGACTACACCCGCGAACAGGTCGTCGGTTACGAGATCGTCGAGGCTACCGGCGGCGAGGTCGTGCTCGTCGACATTCTGCCGGGCCACAGCACGACGTCGCTGGTCGACCGCGCGCGGGGGGG
- the waaF gene encoding lipopolysaccharide heptosyltransferase II codes for MNMNSLNGIEIEDAADTRPILIVPYMWIGDFVRGHTVVRVLKQRWPNRPVDLLVTSLCAPLVDYMPGVRAGIVWDLPRGRLAVARQRGLASELRARGYGTALILPRTWKAAIAPALAGIPERVGFLGEARFGLINRMRWGEKTLPRFIDKNAALALPAGAPLPGEWPVPQLAVPREETARWRQANDLGTGPAVALAPGSVGASKRWTYYPGAARLLVERGLDVWVVGGPGEKALAQEIVAAGRGKVRDLTGSDLRNGILAMAAAGVAISNDSGLMHIAAAIGTPTMGIFGPTSPYLWAPLNGLAATVLQTKAVLPCQPCQRTVCTMNDHRCMRDIDPSYVADVAHRLLVTQPSER; via the coding sequence ATGAATATGAATTCACTTAATGGGATCGAGATCGAGGATGCCGCCGACACGCGGCCGATCCTGATCGTGCCCTATATGTGGATCGGCGATTTCGTCCGCGGCCACACGGTCGTGCGTGTCCTCAAGCAGCGCTGGCCGAACCGGCCGGTCGATCTGCTGGTGACGTCGCTGTGCGCGCCCCTGGTCGATTACATGCCGGGCGTCCGCGCCGGGATCGTCTGGGATCTGCCCCGCGGCCGGCTGGCGGTGGCGAGGCAACGGGGTCTCGCATCGGAACTGCGCGCCCGGGGTTATGGAACCGCCCTCATCCTGCCCCGCACCTGGAAGGCAGCGATCGCCCCTGCGCTCGCCGGCATCCCGGAACGGGTGGGCTTTTTAGGCGAGGCCCGGTTCGGGCTGATCAACCGGATGCGCTGGGGCGAGAAGACCCTGCCCCGCTTCATCGACAAGAACGCCGCGCTGGCGCTGCCTGCAGGCGCGCCGCTGCCGGGCGAATGGCCGGTGCCGCAGCTCGCCGTGCCGCGTGAGGAAACCGCGCGCTGGCGGCAGGCCAACGACCTCGGCACGGGCCCGGCGGTGGCGCTGGCGCCTGGCTCGGTCGGCGCCTCCAAGCGCTGGACCTATTACCCTGGGGCTGCACGGCTCCTGGTCGAGCGCGGGCTCGACGTCTGGGTGGTCGGCGGCCCCGGCGAGAAGGCGCTGGCGCAGGAGATCGTTGCCGCCGGCCGCGGCAAGGTCCGCGACCTCACCGGGTCAGATCTGCGCAACGGCATCCTGGCGATGGCGGCGGCCGGCGTCGCCATCTCGAACGATTCCGGCCTGATGCATATCGCCGCCGCCATCGGCACGCCAACCATGGGCATTTTCGGCCCCACCAGTCCCTACCTGTGGGCACCGCTGAACGGTCTTGCCGCGACGGTTCTCCAGACCAAGGCTGTGCTGCCGTGCCAGCCCTGCCAGCGCACCGTCTGCACCATGAACGACCACCG